The Pirellulaceae bacterium genomic interval ACCCCAACATAAGTCTTTCCTAATCAAGAAAAAGAACTCACGATGCGTTTCATCAGTCAGCCGTTCGTCCAACTCCTGCTTGGTTTCAACATTTCGCTGGTAGCAATCAGTACGCCGCACGCGTCCGCTAAGGAATCCTCGGCGATAATCTGCGAAGGAAGCTATGACGGACATCTACAGGGCATCGCATCCGACGGCCACTCGCTCTACTGGTCGCATACCACGCAATTGGTAAAAACCGACCTGAACGGAAAGCTGTCACACCGAATCGATGTCAAAAGTCATCATGGCGACCTCACCTACCATGACGGTCGGATCTACGTCGCCGTTGAGTTCGGTGAATTCAATCAACCCTCCGGAAACTCTGACCCTTGGGTTTTTGTCTACAGCGCGGATGATCTCTCATTCATTGCAAAGCACCCACTTCCCGAACTTGTGCACGGCTGCGGTGGCATCGCCTACGGCGACGGTCGTTTTATTGTTGTAGGCGGACTGCCTGCTGATCATCCGCAAAATTATGCGTTCGAGTACGACCTAAGTTTTCGGTTTAAGCAGCGACACATCTTACCGAGCGGTCAAACGCGACTGGGAATCCAAACGGCCGCCTATTTCGACAACCATTGGTGGTTTGGCTGCTATGGTGCACCGCAAAACGCCGGCCTTCTAAAAACCGACCATCGTTTCAAACTTACCGGTCGTTCTCATGCGAATTTCAGCTATGGCATTCTCCGCTTGAACGAGGACACAGTACTTCGCGGTGAATGCACAAACAATGCCACTCGGGGTAAGGCGGAGCGTTATCCGCAAATCCCCAATCTGACGAGCACTTCAGGCCTGCAAGTGCGAATGGGCAGTTACAATGTCTTGTTCGGAATTTGGGCGGAACCCGAACGCATCGGTGAAATGTTCAAGCCCTATCAGTTGGACATCATCGCTTTCAACGAAGCGCCCGCGGGCGATTGGACTTCACGCGTGGGGCGCGTCCTCGGAATGCCGTACGCCTATGTTGGAAAAATCTCATCCGCAAACCACAAGGACAAATACAAATCGATTCTGAGTCGCACTCCGATCGGAAATCATCGCGAGTTCGCGATCCAAGCCAAAGGCTGGTCACCGGCATCCGTCGTCTCTGCCGATACAATCATTCACGGTATACCCTTTACCATTTTGTCCACGCACATCCCCGGGCGTCCTTACGTCAGTGAAAATGCAGAAGGCTCGGCCGCAGCGCTAATCGCGGATTCGATTCTTCCCACGTTTGGCAACCGAAATCTCGTTTTGCTCGGAGACCTCAACAGCCTCGAAGGCGATGCGCCTTTGGAACAACTCAAGCATCAGCGGTTACGCTCCGCCTGGAACGACCTAGAGATCAACACAACGCGATTAAGTAGCCACAAACACATCGAATCCGGCACCGAATCCGGCGTGATCGATCATATTTATTTTCGCTTGAAAAATGCCAAGGCGATTGAAGGCGGAATCATTTACAACGCGTTCAATCCACCCAATGAACAAAAGAGTATGCCCAGATACCGGTCTGACTGGCAGCAGTACGGAAAACCTCTCTCCGACCACCGGCCTATCTGGGTCAATCTTGAACTACCGTGGGAAGCGACAAAACCAACGACGATAGTTGCACTCGGCGACTCGATCACCAAAGGTGTTCGAAAGGGTGTGACAACCGACCAAACCTTTTGCACACAACTCGAACAACAGCTCCGCAAATCCAACCCACAAGTCAACATTGTCAATTTGGGTATCGGCGGCGAACGAACCGACCAAGCTCTAGAACGCCTAAGCGATGTCATCCGAATGCGTCCTGACCTGGTTACCATCATGTACGGAACCAATGACAGCTACATTGACCAAGGCAAACAGAAAAGTCGTTTAACAGTGAACGAATATCGAGCCAATCTTAAGACGCTCATCTTGCGTTTGCGAGACGCGCAAATTACCCCTGTCCTGATGACACCTCCGCG includes:
- a CDS encoding GDSL-type esterase/lipase family protein, producing the protein MRFISQPFVQLLLGFNISLVAISTPHASAKESSAIICEGSYDGHLQGIASDGHSLYWSHTTQLVKTDLNGKLSHRIDVKSHHGDLTYHDGRIYVAVEFGEFNQPSGNSDPWVFVYSADDLSFIAKHPLPELVHGCGGIAYGDGRFIVVGGLPADHPQNYAFEYDLSFRFKQRHILPSGQTRLGIQTAAYFDNHWWFGCYGAPQNAGLLKTDHRFKLTGRSHANFSYGILRLNEDTVLRGECTNNATRGKAERYPQIPNLTSTSGLQVRMGSYNVLFGIWAEPERIGEMFKPYQLDIIAFNEAPAGDWTSRVGRVLGMPYAYVGKISSANHKDKYKSILSRTPIGNHREFAIQAKGWSPASVVSADTIIHGIPFTILSTHIPGRPYVSENAEGSAAALIADSILPTFGNRNLVLLGDLNSLEGDAPLEQLKHQRLRSAWNDLEINTTRLSSHKHIESGTESGVIDHIYFRLKNAKAIEGGIIYNAFNPPNEQKSMPRYRSDWQQYGKPLSDHRPIWVNLELPWEATKPTTIVALGDSITKGVRKGVTTDQTFCTQLEQQLRKSNPQVNIVNLGIGGERTDQALERLSDVIRMRPDLVTIMYGTNDSYIDQGKQKSRLTVNEYRANLKTLILRLRDAQITPVLMTPPRWAKSAKTNGVGKNPNTTLQEFVRVCRETARQHNVPLIDHFDSWNNATVDLNKWTTDACHPNPTGQRQMADTMLIPISSIIRHGHP